GGAGAAGAGTTGGACAGTgggaaggaggttgagagtCGTCGAAAGTAGAGAGCCTAGTTGTGCGGTATGGTTCCGTTCTAAACCAAGTGTCCGAGAACAAAGAAATTGGGACACGACTTGGGTCAATGTAAGAAGGGGGATGGCGCTGAGGGTGAGAAGGGTAAGATATGGTGACCGGCTGAACGCGAGAGCCAATGCAGTGATTGTCGTGGTGATGTGCTGGATGAGTAGGCCAGAGGCGAGTGAAGTGGCACCCCGCACGTTGTCAGTATCCTTTGTAAATTGTGCCACTAAACCTGCTGGACCGTTCTGGCCTATGTTGATGTCGTACCAGCTCAATGGACGCGTCGAGAGGAACTTGAATAGCCGCCGTCTCAACGCGAGAACATTATGCTCTCCGACGCTGATCCATAGCGCACTGGTTATTGAGCTCAGTACGACACTACCGATGGCAAGTCCAATGAGTGATATCGCTGATATGCCAACATCATGAAGGAGTTTTCTCTTGTCTTCTGGGGAAGGTATCGCGGGGGGTAATGGGAAGATCGAGAAAGACTGGGTGACTTGAccaacgacgatggtcaTGAAGGGAGCAACTCCACCTGATACGATTGAGGAAAAGATGGCAGGTAGGAGCAAAATGAAGACATGTCGGCGGGGAAATAGATGGAAAAGTTGTGTAATGGTGGAGGGTGTCGCGTGTGTCATCGTTTAAGTCGTCGAACTCGTTTAGAACGACGTTGAGAAGGCGTCGTAGACGGAATCGTGAAGGTAGAAGTGAAAGGAACGAAAGTGGCTTCGCCCTCTGTGCTTGGAGGACATTCTTTTGTCTTCTGCCACTCATGCTATTGTCTTTTGCTCtaacaaaaagaaaaagcgGCAAGTTGCCTAATTGGGCACTGGCTCATTGTCTTATGTCAGCACATCAGCACAGCCACATCAATTGTCCTTTTGTTTCACCGTCCGGCCCAATCCGGCTGTCCCGGCTGCCAAGCATAGACAAATAACGAGTGCCTGGTCCTGGCATGCCTTCAGTGTACAAACAAGTCACAACAACACGTGGAAcagacaagaaaaaaaaataaacagagaaaaatgaaagaaaCGAATCTCACAAGGAGAATAAGCCCAAAGATTGGAAACGCAGCTTAAGATTGAGCAACCTCCACGGAATCCCCTAGTAAAAGGCGAGGGGATTGTTGGTTTGTAGGTTGCTCTGCCGCTATTATTGTACTGTTGGGTTTTCGTAGCCGAGTTAACTCttttgattgcgttacaATCACATGGACTCACCTCTATTAGCCTCTGACCTTTGGTCTTCACTCGTTCTCCCTGAAGAATATCTCGGAAAACATCTGAAGCTTCTCGGGAACCCTGACAAAGCGGTCAACTCGTCCTTCAAGATTGCCGATGCTGCTCAGGTGTTGCAGTTCTCAAATAACTGGCTATCATGAATAACATTCAAATTTCTATCGACAGACAACAGTAGGCCTTTCAGCACTTGCTGCTGCATATCTTCATTATCTCCGAACGGGAGTAGAGCAGGATGTTACTGTTGATGCCCGACACGCAATATTGGAGTTTCGTACGTATACTCATTCTCGACCGTCCGACCCACCGAAAAATACGCAGAGAGCCACGCATTCTACACCATCGATGGCAAGCCTCCTGGTCCGCCATCTGATCCTATAATGGGTATTTACAGAACAAAGGGAGACGGATACGTACGATTACATACCAATTTTCCTCAGTGCGTCGTTGACGTCCTTCGCGATTCTTGTATTAATTTTCGACCAATTTTTAGCCATCGAAAAGGCCTGCTCGACATTCTCAAGATTGAAGATACTCCAGCAGTTACCAGAGACCAAGTCCAAGAGGCATTACTCCAATGGACCGCGCTCGATTTCGAAAACGCGGCTCAGGAGAAAGGCATATGTGCCTTCGCTATGCGATCGTTCCAGGAATGGGATTCTACACCTCAGGCAAAGGCTTTACTGAATACGCCCCCCTTGTATATTCGAAAAATAGCTGATGTTCCGGTTCCCGAGAGGATGACGAGCGACTTCAAGCACCCATTGGAGGGTATCAAGGTATTGGATCTCAGCAGGGTGTTGGCAGGTCCGGTTGGAGGTCGAATATTGGCTGCACACGGCGCTGATGTTCTCCTTGTTACTTCTCCGAACCTTCCCCCTCTACCTGCATTGGATGCGGATACGTCTAGGGGGAAGAGGACGACGCAGCTCGATTTAACTAGTAAGGATGGTTTAGAGAAGCTTAGAGAGTTGGCCGGAGAAGCAGATGTCTTTCTGCAGGCATACAGGCCTGGTGCACTTGAGAATAAGGGGTTTGGGGTGCAAGACATTGTACAGCTGACCAAAAATCGCGGGCGAGGCGTTATCTGTGCGAACCTCTGTGCCTGGGGTTGGGAGGGGCCATGGAAGGATAGGAGAGGGGTGAGTTTTTCGTTTGTCCTCACTTTGCGGAGCGGGAAGTGAAACGCGAGATACCGTTAGTTCGACTCCTTGGTTCAAACTGCGAGTGGTCTCAACATCGCTGAAGCAGAGGCTTACGCCAAATATACTGGAACGGAGGATATTCCACTATCACCtacagtcgttctcaaaaaccttgcgCCGCGTCTTTCGCGCGTGCGaaaaattaaaaaattcaaaaaaattcaaaaaaatGCCTGTAAATTATTTTAATTCGCTCTACGTCTCAATTCACATCTTTTACTGCTGGGACTGCATCAGAATATCAAGTGCTACAACATACGTCCAGAAACAAGTCCGGAAATAAGTCAAAGAAATGAACAACGCTACTGAATCCGACCATGTCAGCGACGACGGTGTGCGGGCCCAACGACACTTCAGCTTGGTGAAAAGGTACTAAGATTCATATGATCAGTATAGACTGACATTCCTATATCATCCTGAGGATTTTATAGAGGATGGCGGCAAGGAAAAGCTATTTTTACGGGGCACTCTTCCGCTGAGGTACAACGTGGTAACCACAGCCCCTCGGAAACATCAATTCTGGGTTGGGATTCTGGAAAATAGGATTTAGGTCGATGGCAACAAGGGGTTCCAGAGTGATTGAGAAGATGTGTTTATTGAAAAAGAGGGAAATGGCATGAGTGAAGACTGAAGAGGAAAAACCTGTTTGACATTGAAATTTCTTAGCCCAGCTTGCAACCAGCTTGACAACAGCATAAACAGGCTATGGGTATGATATTAAGCAGCTGGAAGGGAAGTCTACGAAGCTACACAGCCGAAGCCTTAGAATAGGGAGTGATTGAGGACCTTCGCTCTCGTCTCGTCTCTGTTGAAATCTTCTGGAATTTCCCTATGTTGTGCTCATACTGCCCTGCAATTGGACGACCATACTTCGAAGATTCACTGTCAACAAATATAATCTGTTCAGCCATGTAGTTTTGAATGATGTGATCCAACCACGCACTGTCAGTGTGAAGAGCTTCATAATGCTGCAAGGCAATTTCTCCTAAGTACTTCTGATGGAGTCCAAGCTCAACAAGCTTTCGTTGGATTGTTGGTATCGATATTGACTGGCCGCCGTGCATGATTGCCAGGTAGTCCAGATTTCGTGAAGCGAAAACTGAGGGTGTCTTGCACACCAGCTGATTCAACTCGACGGATACAGCGGTTTCGAGAAATCTTGGATGTCCTTGAGGTAGTGTGAGTGCTCTGACAGCCCTATGTTTCTCTTTACTCCATCTCCACTGCTGTACACTGTCATCTGAAACACCCAGAGCATCCAACACGACATCGAGAGCCTTCTTCTAGGAGGTAGTACGATGCATGTTTCTTCATATCTGTGTTGATGTGACGGTAGACCATGACATTTCCGGGCGTTTGCGACTGAAAAAGGAATGCATATAGAGTGGAATAGAGCTACACTGAATTTACAGAGTTTTTTGAATTTCTGTGAATTTctttgaattttttaatttttCACACGCGCAAAAGACGCGGcgcaaggtttttgagaacgactgtaAGCCCTTCCCTGTACAAGCACTGGATTTTGCCTCCGGATATCTGCTTGCATTTGGGATCACCGCCGCCCTTTGTCGGACGATAACGGTTCGTAGAAATTTTCTTTTCAGTCGAGATGGGACAGGACTCATTTTATCGATTACAGGAAGGAGGATCATGGGAAGTTCGTGTATCATTAGCAGCCGTCGGACAATGGGTGCGTTCTCTGGGCAGAATCAAACCGCAGGATGCGTTCGGGGATGGTGCACCGCTCCCGCAAAGCTCCTCTGCTGAAGAAATCCGGGCGTTGACTACTACCTGGAAGACGCAGAATGGAGGGACAATGACGGCTTTGAAGCATCCCGCAGTGATGTCGAACACTCCGGTCAGAGAAGGACGGGAAGGGGAGCCCAGTGCCCCGGTAGCGTTGAACGCACATCGAGCTGCGTGGTCGTGATTGGGTAGTTTAGTTGTAAGGAGTCGTGCACAACTTGAATTGTATTCTTTGATACTGCAGGAGGCGAATACTTGCACGTTGACTGGATATACATATAGGTTGTACTTACAACGTACTAGAGACGTACGCAAGTACACGGCTTCAGGCGCCCACAAGAGGGGCACGTGGGAACCAATCACGTTTCTCAGAGATTTCCTATTCTCTCCTCGTCgttctcgtcgtcgtcgccgtcCTCCAAGGATGGCCTCAATGCTGCTGCGCTCAGCAACCCGCTCTTCGAAACTCTCTAGATGTCTATTTCGCTCTCTCTCTACGTCGACCACTCGCTATGCCTCAGCATCTGAACCAGCCGATTCCGCTCAAACCCGAGGCGCCAAAAACGTCTTCGAGTACCACACCGTCGAAGACCTTCATGGCTTGACAACAACTGAAATCCTTGCAGAAACCGGTACACGGCACGACACGAAGATGCGTCATTTCACGGTCAATTTCGGTCCTCAACATCCGGCTGCACATGGAGTGCTTCGTCTCATCCTCGAATTGAACGGAGAGGAAATTCTTCGCGCTGATCCTCATGTTGGCCTCTTACATAGAGGCACAGAGAAGCTGATAGAATACAAGACTTATCTGCAAGCTTTACCCTACTTTGACCGTTTGGATTATGTCTCCATGAGTGAGTTGGCAGGTTTTCGTGTTTTCCTATCTTGCTTCCTAACAATGGCACTTCTTTTAGTGACAAATGAATTATGCTACAGTCGTGCCGTCGAAAAGCTGCTCAATATCGAAGTCCCCGACCGCGCGAAATGGATTCGAACCCTCTTCGGTGAAATAACCCGTATCCTCAACCGTACGCCAGCACTCTTTTTTCGAGTTACTTATTGTCTAAATGCGAAAATATAGACCTCATGGCTGTTCTGACTCATGCCATGGACGTTGGTGCTCTTACACCTTTCCTTTGGGGTTTCGAAGAACGTGAAAAACTCATGGAGTTCTACGAACGCGTCTCTGGTGCCCGCCTGCATGCCGCCTACGTTCGTCCCGGTGGTGTCGCGTTCGATCTCCCTCATGGGCTGCTGGATGACATCTTCAATTGGGCAACCCAATTCGGCTCACGTGTCGACGAAATTGAGGAGGTTGTAACTGGGAACAGAATATGGAAAGAACGAACAGTCGGTGTAGGGGTCGTAAGCAAGGACGACGCTCTGAATTACAGCTTTAGCGGCGTCATGTTGAGAGGGAGCGGGATCAAATGGGATTTAAGGAAGGTGGCGCCTTATGATATGTACGACCAGGTGAGAGATAAATCGACATCTGCTCAGCTGCTCAGTGTGATCGACATCCACCTATAGGTCGAATTTGACGTCCCCGTCGGTCAATTTGGGGACTGTTATGACCGGTATATGTGTCGTGTGCAAGAGATGCGAGAATCGTTAAGAATCATTTCTCAAGTGCGTCAATCTCCCTTCCGCTAACATTTGTCAATGTCTTATGTTCTCTCAGTGTCTGAACAAAATCACTCCTGGCGCCATCAAGGTTGACGACCATAAACTTGTCCCGCCCCCTCGTGCCTCAATGAAAGAATCCATGGAGTCGCTTATACACCATTTCAAAATCTTCAGTGAAGGGTACTCGGTTCCACCTGGTGGGTGTCAAACATTATATCCTTTTTTTCAAACTTCTCAACTCATCCCTGTTCGAAGGTGAAACCTACTCTGCAATCGAAGCGCCGAAAGGAGAGATGGGTGTTTACCTCGTTTCCGATGGCACAAACCGCCCTTACCGCTGTTCTATCCGTGCTCCTGGGTTCGCTCACTTGGCTGCTGCTGATTTCATGATGAGAAATGTAAGTGATCGACAATGTAAGTTGTAGTCGTCGGTCGTTGACCTGAATTATTCAGCACATGATTGCGGATGTAGTGGCTATTATTGGTACTATGGTGAGACCCTTCTCGCTTTCACTTTTCACTGTCTCTAATGGGTTTCATCCCACTCACTAGGATCTCGTGTTTGGGTGGGTTGATTTCTTTTCGTCCCTTCGACGCCTGCGTTCTGACTACTTTCCTCATATAGGGAAGTCGACCGGTAGTAGTACTAGATTGTATCTAGGACCGTGCGTTTGATAAGAAAGACGGAACGGATGAGGGTCGAAGTACGATAATTGTCTGTAATTTTCACTGATACtatgtttttcttctttgcttGCACATAGTGCCGTCGAATGGAAACTTCCACCCTCAAGCTCACGAAAACCAGACTTTTGAAAGATCAATCGAGATATCTAAGTACACGAGCCTCTCTAAACTAAACATTGCGATATTCAAAAGCAGGATTACCAGGTTCTGAAGTATCAATGATGCTCTTAGTATAACCCGCTTCCCCATTTTTGGCGCGAGCCTCGTCAGTCAACATCACTTCGGCATCTTCAAGATTCAATGATTTCTTCAAATAGAGCGAAACCTCTGACAAAATGTCCCGTTCCGAGAACGGCAACGCTCGACGGAAAGCGGTTTGTGCACCGAATTGTGCCATACGTTTCTGAGCAAGCGAATTGAGATTTGAGATGTGTCATCCAGCTAGAAAAGAAACGAAAATATCATACCTTGAACAGCTGTATGAAAGGCATAGCATGTTTATCCTTGATCAAACCCTTCTCCGTCAACAGAGTTCGGACTTTGACATCGTCAACCTTGTCTGAGGCTTCATCATAACACTCTTTCACCACCTGAACACATACATCCTGCCACTCCGGGAATTTAGTGGCGACGTAAATACGAACAGCTTTCGGTTTCTTGGGATCGAAGGGTGCGTCTCCGTCTTTcttgcctttgcctttgtTCTTGCTAAGCATCTTCAAGAGATGTGCCTCGGAATCACGAATCATCTTGATAGTACCACGCATGTACTGTCCGGTTTCGAGGACGGTGGTATCCACAGACTGAGATGGGACAGGCCAGCGAGCTAGTTGAATCGATTGCGGTTCTTTCAACAATTCTGTCCAGATATGCTCCGCAAAGTGAGGTGCAATAGGTGAGACCAATAACGCCGCCGTTCTTATCCAGTATGTCACAAGGTCTGCATGCATTCCAATATCGGAGGTAACCTCTCGGTACCAATCCCGAGCACTTTGTAATTCGTAGAAACCGTATTTGAGAGCGTCCTTGAAGTTCAGTCTAGGGGTGGATAAGTTACGGTCACCACTTTTTGCGCGGTTAGAGTACTTACGAATCGTAATGACCTTTGGTGATGTTGATCAATTCATTAACCTCATGCTCAAAGACTTTATCATGGTAAGAGTTTCGAGGGCCGTTGCGTAGACTATGGTCTTTGAGCATGTCCTAAATaaagaaaaataaagacAGGTTTGGTCTGCGAAAGGACTAATGTATGAGGAAATCTCACCTCGCACCACGCAAGAAGGGTATGGACACGCAGAATGTTGGCATTTGCCGTCTTCTCATCGAAATTGGCATCTTCAATACCATCTCCAGCGTCAGCTAAAGCCAACCTAGTCGCATCGGCGCCAAACTTTTCCACCGCATCCCGTAAGGTCAGAGAGTTACCGGTACTCTTGGACATTTTCGCACCATTCAACAAGAGATGCCCGTTCGTACGCATACTGATCGGCCACTTGTCCTCGGGGAAGAGCGCGATGTGATTGTACAACGCAAATGTCAAGTGATTGTTGATAAGGTCTTTACCTGAAGAACGAATATCGAAAGGGTAGAAGTACTCGAACTCGTGCTTCAAGGCATCTGCTTTTTCCTTAGGTAATGGCGCAGAAGCTGGCCAAGGTCCAGTCGCGAAGACATATTCCCAGACTTCGTCAGTCATTTGGTCTGGCGTGATTCCCAAAGGCCCGGGGTTGGAACCATCGATACTGTTTTCTATAAGGGAGTCGGCCTCCATCTCCAAAAGGACAATATGAATAAGTGGGAATACGTACCATGAAGTAGTTGAGCCACGGTGTAATACGCCATGTAAATCGTAGAATCACTCAAAGACTCCACAAGGAAATGGGGATCCCAAGGTAGTTTTGAACCAAGTCCATAAGTCCTTGCGCATGCCCACTTGTTCAACCACGCAAGCGTTTTCTCAAAGGCGTTTCGAGTCTCGTTTCCATAGAGCTCCATACTCTTCAAGTGCCTGC
This genomic window from Marasmius oreades isolate 03SP1 chromosome 8, whole genome shotgun sequence contains:
- the NUO49 gene encoding NADH:ubiquinone oxidoreductase 49kD subunit, producing the protein MASMLLRSATRSSKLSRCLFRSLSTSTTRYASASEPADSAQTRGAKNVFEYHTVEDLHGLTTTEILAETGTRHDTKMRHFTVNFGPQHPAAHGVLRLILELNGEEILRADPHVGLLHRGTEKLIEYKTYLQALPYFDRLDYVSMMTNELCYSRAVEKLLNIEVPDRAKWIRTLFGEITRILNHLMAVLTHAMDVGALTPFLWGFEEREKLMEFYERVSGARLHAAYVRPGGVAFDLPHGLLDDIFNWATQFGSRVDEIEEVVTGNRIWKERTVGVGVVSKDDALNYSFSGVMLRGSGIKWDLRKVAPYDMYDQVEFDVPVGQFGDCYDRYMCRVQEMRESLRIISQCLNKITPGAIKVDDHKLVPPPRASMKESMESLIHHFKIFSEGYSVPPGETYSAIEAPKGEMGVYLVSDGTNRPYRCSIRAPGFAHLAAADFMMRNHMIADVVAIIGTMDLVFGEVDR